A segment of the Agromyces sp. H17E-10 genome:
GTCGGCAACCAGTGGGCGATCGAGACCATCTACTCGGGGCTCGCGCAGGGCCTCGGCGCCGAGCTCGTCTTCGCGCTCTTCCTCTACCGGCGATTCGGCCTGCTGCAGGCGATGCTCGCCGGCGCGGCGGCCGGCGTCGGCGCATGGACCCTCGAGCTCTTCACGTCGGGCAACCTGCAGAAGTCTCCGGAGTTCCTCGCCCTCTACCTCGGAACCCTCGTCGTGTCGGGCGCGATCCTGGCCGGCCTCGTCGGCTGGCTGCTCGTGCGCGCGATCGCGGCGACCGGCGCGCTCAACCGGTTCGCAGCCGGCCAGGACGTGGCGCAGCGGGTCTGACGTGTCCGAAGGGCTTGCGACGCACCCCGCCGCCGTCGACGCGCGCGGCTGGGGCTGGCGTCATGCGTCCCGGCTCCGACCGGCCGTCCAGGGGGTCGACCTGCGCGTCGAACCCGGGGAGCGCGTGCTCCTCGTCGGCCCGAGCGGGGCGGGCAAGTCGACGCTGCTGCACGCCATGGCCGGCGTGCACGGCGGCGATGACGAGGGCGAGGCCTTCGGCGAACTCCTGGTCGACGGCATCGAGCCGGCCCGCGCCCGCGGCCGGGCCGGCCTCGTGCTGCAGGACCCCGACTCGCAGGTGATCCTCGCGCGCGTCGGCGACGACGTCGCGTTCGGGTGCGAGAACCTCGGCGTGCCGCGAGACGAGATCTGGCGCCGCGTGCACGTCGCGCTCGACGACGTCGGGCTCGATGTGCCGCTCGACCACCCGACCTCGGCGCTGTCCGGCGGCCAGAAGCAGCGGTTGGCGCTGGCCGGTGCGCTCGCGATGCGTCCCGGCCTGCTGCTGCTCGACGAGCCGACCGCGAACCTCGACCCTGCGGGCGTCCGCGAGGTCCGGGCCGCGGTGGAACGGGTGCTCGATCGCCACGGTTCGACGCTCGTCGTCGTCGAGCACCGGGTCGACATCTGGGCCGACCTGGTCGATCGGGTCGTCGTGCTGGGCCACGATGGCCGCTTGATCGCCGATGGTGCGCCCCGGCTCGTGCTCGCCCGTGAGCGGGACGCGCTCCTCGACGCCGGCGTCTGGGTACCGGGTGCGCCACTCGGCGCAGGGACGGCGAGGGCGACCGACGGCACGGCACCCGATCCGATGATCGCCGCTCGAGGACTCGCCATCGGCCGCAGCGTGAAGGGCGTGGTGCAGCGAGGACTCGAGCTTGAGCTCCTCCGCGGCACGAGCACCGTCGTCACCGGGCCGAACGGGGCGGGCAAGTCGACCCTCGCCCTCACCCTCGGTGGACTGCTTCGTCCGATCGAGGGAAGGGTCGAGGCATCCGCTTCACTCTCGGCCGGTCTGCGCGGTGATCCCATCGCCTGGCGCTCCCGTGATCTGCTGACCCGGATCGGCACCGTCTTCCAGGAGCCGGAGCACCAGTTCGTGACCAGCACGGTCCGCGCCGAACTCGAGGTCGCGCCACGTGCGCTCCGACTCGGTGACCGCGAGACCGCAGAACGCGTCGACGAACTGCTCGCACGGCTGCGGCTCGAACGGATCGCGCGGGCGAATCCGTTCACGCTGTCCGGCGGCGAGAAGCGACGGCTGTCGGTGGCCGCGGTGCTCGCCGCGCGGCCGTCGGTGCTCATCCTCGACGAACCCACCTTCGGCCAGGACCGGACGACCTGGCTCGAGCTGACGACCCTCCTGCGAACGCTCGTCGACGACGGGCTGACCCTGCTGTCGGTCACCCACGACGCGGCGTACATCGGGGCGCTCGGCGACGATCGCATCCAGCTCGAGCACTCGACCGAACGGGCCTTCGCGTGACGGCGACGATCGGCATCCAGGACGCCCCGCCACTGCGTCTGATCGATCGGGTGAACCCCGTGACGAAACTCGCGGCCGCGATGCTCGTGACCACGCCCCTGCTGTTCACGGTCGATTGGGTCAGTGCCGCCACCGCCCTGGTCATCGAGGTGCTCCTCTTCACGCTCGCCGGGGTGCGGCTCGGCATGCTCGTGCGGCGGGCGTGGCCGATCCTCCTCGCAGCACCCATCGCGGGCATCAGCATGCTGCTCTACGGTCGGCCGTCGGGCGAGGAGTACTGGAGCTTCTGGCTCGCGCGCATCACCGACGGATCGATCGAGCTCGCGATCGCGGTGACGATCCGGGTGCTCGCGATCGGCTTGCCGGCCGTGCTGCTGTTCCTGCGCGTCGATCCGACCGAACTCGCCGACGGCCTGGCACAGGTCTGGCGACTGCCGAGCCGATTCGTGCTCGGTGCACTCGCCGGAGCCAGGCTCGTCGGCCTCTTCATCGAGGACTGGCACGCGATGGCACTCAGCCGTCGGGCGCGGGGGATCGGCGACACCGGCGCGCTGCGTCGATTCGCGACGATGGCGTTCGCGCTGCTCGTGCTCGCGATCCGTCGCGGTTCCAAGCTCGCGACAGCCATGGAGGCACGGGGATTCGGCAGCGACCGCACCCGCACCTGGGCGCGGGAGTCGACCGTCGGCGGAAGCGACTGGGCGCTCATCGCGATCGCGCTGGCCGTCGCCGCGGCGGCGCTCGGAGCCGCGGTCTGGGCCGGCACGTTCCATCCGGTGTGGGCGTGAGCGACGCGGCCGCGGTCGCGCGCGTGCTCGCCGAGGTCCGACGCCGGCGCCGGCTCGCACCGCTTGCAGCGGTCGCGATCGACGGGCCGAGCGGAGCCGGGAAGTCGACGTTCGCCGGTGCACTCGCGGATGCGTGGCCTCCGGCCACCGCGCCGCGCGTCGTCGCCCTCGACTCGGTCTACCCGGGCTGGTACGGACTCGCGAGGGCCGCAGGATCGCTCGATCGCACCCTCCTCGCACCGCTCGGCCGCGGCGTGCCGGGCGGATGGCGGCGTTGGGACTGGAGCCATGATCGATCCGGCACCGCGGCGATCGTCCTGCCGGGCGGGCCGCTCATCGTCGAGGGTTGCGGCGCCTTCGAGGCGACCGCTGGACGTCCGGGCGTCGTCCGAGTCTGGCTGCGTGCCGCGGAGGCGACGCGGAAGCGTCGCGCGCTCGAACGCGACGCCGGGGGATTCGACCCGTTCTGGGATCTCTGGGAGACCGAATGGCGCCGCTACGTGCACCGCACGGCGCCGCTACGCTCGGCCGACCTCGTCCTGGCACTGCCCGACGCGGTACCGCGGGGTCTACGGTAGGGATATGAGTGCAGATACGGTCGGCGCCCAGTACGTCGCAGAGTTCATCGACGGACCGCTCGAGGGCGAGTTCGACCACCGAGCCCTCGTCGGGGGCAAGCCCGAGCAGCGCGTCGGCATGGTCGCCGCGGTCGACGGTCTCGAATCGCTCTTCTGGTACGACGCCGTCGACGAGCGCGAGGTGGCCGGCGAGTTGCGGGTGCGCTTCAGCTTCGATGCCGGCGACTCCGATCCGGTCGAGTCGGACGACGAGAACGACTGACGCGCGAAGGCGCGCGGGCGTCCGCGTTCGCGCCTACCCGGCCTGCCCGCTGACGAAGGCGTCGATCAGCGCGAACGGGTTGGCGAGGCGCCACAGGGGACCGGGGTCGTCGATGTCCGACGAGAGTTCGAGCTCACTGCCGATGTCGCCGCTCGCGGTCGGCACGGTCACTGTGCCGACCGCGCGGCCGGCCGTGGCGGTTGAGAACGGTTCGACGACCACGGATGCCTCGCCGGGATCGCTGCCCCAGGAAGCATCGGTCCGCTCCGTCCGTGCAACCAGCTCGGCGCGATCGCCCCACGCGGTCTCGACGGTCCCGTAGGTGGCTCCTGCCGCGATCACGGTGATCGGCACCGCCGACGCCTCGACCGACTCGGCGGCGGCGACCGCAGCCTCGTCGAGGGTCTCGTAGTCGGGCATCATCGTCATGGCGCCCACGACGACGCGCGGGTCATCGGTGTCGCCCGACACCGTCGTCGTGAAGACGAATGACACCCCCGCTTCGTCCGTGTAGCTGCGCGACAGTGCGCGCAGGCCGTGATCGCCGAGGTGGGCGATGACGTCGGGCACGTTGCGCGAGGTCGGGTCGCTTCGCTCGGGGTCGGCCACGAGCGCGGCCAGCTGCGGATTCGCGAGTGCCATCGCGCCCAGTCGGGCGAGCTCTTCGGCCGTACCGACGTTGTCCGCCGAGAGGCCCGTGGCATCGGCGACGTGCGTGGATTCGAACCCCTGCTCGGCGAGCCAGGCGTTCGCCTCGTCGACGTAACCGTCGAGGCTGCCGAAGGCCCATCTGGCGAGGGTGTCGGCGTGGTTGTTGCTCGATGCGAACAGGGCGGCGCGTACGACGTCGCGCTCGGTCCAGCTGTCGCCGGGTGAGACCTGGAGCGTGCGGTTGCCGGCCTTGGAGTGTTCGAGGTAGCCGGTGTAGTCGGCCGGACCGATCTTGATCGACGGCCCGGGCCCGCCGTCTTCGGGCAGCGGCAGGGCGTCGAGCGTCGCCAGCACCGTCACGAGCTTCGCCGCGCCGCCGATCGGCACGACACCGGTTTCGCCGGAAGTCGTGAGCGTCGAGGCACCGCCGTCGTCGTCGACGAGTGCGAGCGCGCTCGATCCGACCTCGGGCAGCACGATCGGCGGAGCCTCCGACTGCGTCTTCGCATCGGCCGCCGCGACGTGGACCTTCGCCTCGGGCAGCGGACCGAGGAGCATGGCGGGACCGTAGACGCCGACCGCGAGGATCGCGACCGCGCCGACGGCGATGCCGACGATGCGGCCGGGGGACAGACTCATGACGATCAGGGTATCTCGGCGAAGCTCAGGCCCAGCCCAGCTCGTGCAGCCGGTCGTCGTCGATGCCGTAGAAATGGGCGATCTCGTGCACGAGAGTCACGTGGATCTCGTCGCGGAGCTCTTCTTCGTCTTCGCAGATCGCGAGCAGCGGCTCGCGGTAGAGGATGATGCGATCGGGCATCTCGCCGAAGCCGTATCGGTCGCGTTCGGTCAGCGCCGTGCCGTCGTAGAGACCCAGCAGGTCCAGCGAGCCGTCTTCGGGGCGGTCTTCGACGACGAACACGACGTTGTCGAGCCCGTCGATCATGTCGTCCGGCAACTGGTCGAGTTCGTCGACGACGAGCGCTTCGAAGGTCTCGGCATCGAGTTCCACGGTCTCTCCCATCTGGACGCTCAGCGGGGTGGATGCACGAAACGCGGGCCGTCTCCGACCCGCGCTTCGCATACACCTTGGGGTGAGTAACGGGGCTTGAACCCGCGACCCTGCGTCTGGACGAGTACCGTGACCAGGCGCTCTTGGGGTGAGTAACGGGGCTTGAACCCGCGACCTCCTGGACCACAACCAGGCGCTCTACCAACTGAGCTATACCCACCATGCGTCTCGATCACCGTGGCGATCAGGACAACGGATAGAGCCTACTACACGTTCGAGCTCTCCCCGAACTCGGCGACCACCTCGGCAGCGAGCGTCTGGAGTTCGTGGCTCGCGGGCCCGGGATCGGCGACGAACACGGCTCGCCGGTAGTAGTGGAGCTCACGGATCGACTCGAGGATGTCGGCGAGAGCGCGGTGCCCACCGTTCTTCGGGGGCGAGTTGAAGTACGCACGCGGGAACCAACGCTTGGCCAGTTCTTTGATCGATGAGACGTCGACGTTGCGATAGTGCAGGTGCGCATCGAGTCGGGGCATGTACTTCGTGAGGAATGCACGGTCGGTGCCGATGGAGTTGCCGGCGAGGGGGGCCTTCTGCTCGTCGGGAACGTGCTTCAGAACGTACTCGAGCACCTGGTACTCGGCCTCGGCGACCGAGACCCCGTTCGGGATCTCCTCGATCAGGCCGGAAGTCGTGTGCATCTGGCGCACGAACTCGCCCATGGACTCGAGCGCGCTCGCGTCGGGTTTGATGACGATGCTGAGCCCGCCGTCGACGGGACGGAGGTCGTAGTCGGTGATGACGACGGCGATCTCGACCAGCTCATCGACCTCGAGGTCGAGCCCGGTCATCTCGCAGTCGATCCAGACCAGTCTGTCGCTCGATGAAGCCATGCGGCGAGTCTATCCGGCCACGCCGACACCCCCGTGAAATGTCGTTTGCTCCGCATATGGTCAGGGCATGAAACGCTGCGCACGGTGCAACGAAGCGAAGTCGAGCGAGGATTTCAACCGGTCGCCGAAGAACCGCGATGGATTGCACTCGTACTGCCGTCTCTGTCAGAAGGCGTACTACCGCGACAATTTCGAACGTCATGCTCGCAACGTCCGTGCTACGAGTCTGCGCCGTCTCGTCCTGGCGAGGGAACTCGTGGCACGGCACCTGGCAACAGGCTGCGTGGACTGTGGAATCACCGACCTGCGCGTTCTCGAGTTCGATCACGTCCGCGGAACGAAGGTCGACTCGATCGCGAATCTGGTTCGTCGCGGACGCAGCCGAGCGATCATCGAGGCCGAGATCGAGAAATGCGACGTTCGCTGCCGGAACTGCCATGCGATCGTCACGATCCAACGACGCGCGCGATCATGGCATTTCGACCTGCTCGACGGGGATGGTGAATGGTCCCCCCGGAGAGATTCGAACTCCCGACCAAGTGGGTAGAAACCACCTGCTCTGTCCACTGAGCTACGGGGGGCCGTGGCACGATGCTCAGGCCAGCATAGCGATCCCTGCCCCGTCGAACATGCGGTTCGGGACCCGACGCGCGATCAGCCTTCAGTCGGCACGTGCACGTCGTCGGTCATCGCGCGATCGCCCGAAGCGCTGCCGCGGCGTCGCAGCAGGAGCGCGATGAGCGGGAAGAGCAGCACCGACAGCATGCCCGCGCCGACGAGCGCCGCGGCGGTGCCGCTCGTGAGGTCGCCGACGTCGACGCCGATGGCCGTGACCGCGACGATGATCGGAAGGCCCGTCGCGCCGAAGAGCGCGGTCGCTGCGACGTCGCGTCGGCTCGAGCCCGCTGGCGCCGCGAGCATCGAGGGCAGGCCGCGGACGATGAGCAGCAGCACGAGGAAGATCGGGAGGAGCGCGAGCGTGCGCCCGTCGGCGAAGAGCGCCTCGAGATCGAACGTGATACCCGTGTTGATGAAGAAGACCGGCACGAGGAAGCCGTAGCCGACGGCTTCGAGTTTCGACTCGATCGCCTCGGCGTCGCGCTCGGGCGCTCCACTCAGCATCAGCCGGTACAGCACGCCGGCGGTGAATGCGCCGAGGAGCATGTCGAGGTCGAGCACGATGCTGAGCGCGACGAGTGCGAGCAGGATGAAGATGACGAGGCGCACGGCGAACTGTCCGCTGGTGTGCAGCGTCGAGGTGATGATCGCGTGCATCCGCTTGCCGACGCCCTTCGCGGCGAGCCAGATCGCGATGCCGGCGATGACGGCGAACAGGACGAGCACGATCGCTGCGACGAGCGGCGACCGCCCGCTCAGGAACAGCGAGATCGCGAGCAGCGGACCGAACTCGCCGACGGCCCCGATCGCGAGCACGGAGAGGCCGAACGGCGTCGTCAGGTCACCGGAGTCCCGCAGCACGGGCATGAGCGTGCCGAGCGCGGTCGAGGTCAGCGCGATGCCGATGAATGCCGCGGCGGGCAGGTCGGGGGCGAAGAGTGCGGCGATGCCGACGCCTGCCGCGAGCGAGATGATCCAGCCGATCGCAGCCCGGCTGAGCGGGCGCCCCCGGATGGCGCGGAAGTCGATCTCGTTGCCGGCCAGGAAGAACAGCATCGCGAGGCCGAACTCCGCGAGCATGCCCATGAACTGCTCGGGGACGACCCAGCCCAGCACCGAAGGCCCGACCACGAGGCCGAGCACGATCTCGAACACGACGAGCGGAATCGCGATCCAGCGGCCGAGACCACGCACGATCAGCGGTGCGGCGACCGCGATCGCCGGGACGAGCACCATGGTGCTGATCGAGTACTCCACGTGTCCTCCTGGGCGGCGAGTGTCCTGCGGCGATGCTAGTGGAGCGCGCGTGTTTCCTCGCGGAAACACGACGGCGGTATCGTCGGGGCATGCGAGACCTGCAGGCGCGAATCATCGACGAACTCGACGTCGTCCCCGACATCGACCCGGCTGCCGAGGTGCGGAGCCGAGTCGACTTCTTGAAGGACTACCTGCGCGCGACCGGCGCTCGCGGGTTCGTCCTCGGCATCAGCGGGGGCCAGGACTCGTCGCTCGCCGGCCGTCTCTGCCGGATGGCGGTGGCCGAATTGGTCGACGAGGGCGTGGCTGCCCGCTTCGTCGCCGTCCGGTTGCCGTACGGCGTCCAGCACGACGAGGCCGATGCGCAGCTCGCGCTGAGCTTCATCGACCCGCAGGAGACGATCGTGTTCGGCATCGAGGGTGGCGTCGACGGGTTCACGGCCGACTTCGCGGAGGCCGTGGGTGCGCCGATCAGCGATTTCGGCAAGGGGAACGTGAAGGCGCGCATGCGCATGATCGCGCAGTACGCGATCGCCGGTGAGTACGGGCTGCTCGTGGTCGGGACCGACCATGCGGCTGAGGCGCTGACCGGGTTCTTCACGAAATTCGGCGACGGCGGCGCAGACCTCGTGCCGCTGACCGGACTGACGAAACGCCAGGGGCGGTCGTTGCTCGAAGAACTCGGCGCACCTGAGCGCCTCTACCTGAAGGTGCCCACCGCCGATCTGCTCGACGGCGATCCCGGTCAGGCCGACGAAGCGAACCTCGGGCTCCGCTATCAGGACATCGACGCCTACCTCGAGGGCGAGGAGGTCGACGAAGCGGTCGCCGAGAAGATCGAGGCCCGCTACCTCCAGACACGGCACAAGCGCACGGTGCCCGCGTCGATGTTCGACGAGTGGTGGCGCTGAGCCCGGCCGCAGCTCGTCGAACTCAGCGCCGGGGCTCGGCCTCGGACAGTGCGGCCGTCGCAGCCTCCGACCCGGTCGGCAGGGTCTGCGTCGGTGCAGTCGCCGGATCAGCGGTGGCCGCGACCTCGCGGTAGCGGTCGTGGTGCTGCTCGGCGACCCACGTGTCCTGCGCGTCGATCGTTCCCTGGTCGGGCTCCTGACGTTGGGTGCGCCAGCGGTCGAGGTCGTTCTGGAACTGGCGTCGGCTGCGGCCGGGGTGGCGCTGCCAGTCGAGCAGCCGGTCGCGGAACTCGACGACGGCGGGATCGAGCTGGTAGCCGAACGTGGCCGACGCCCGCTTGAGTTCGTGCAGCTGGTGCGCCGCCCAGTTCGCCGCGACATCGGAACCGCGGATCGGCAGCAGCCGTACGACGATGTCGGCCTGGCCCACGGCGCGGTCGGCGAGCACCTGCTCCTGCGGGGTGAGCGAGTTCCAGACGGAGGCCTCGGTCGCGGCATCCACGAGCGCGGCGATCGCCGCAGCCTTCGCCTCGCGGTCGCGCTGCGCGACGACACGGCGGATCGCGGCGCTCGAGATCCACGCGGCGATGAGCCCCGCGGCGAGGACGGCGACGAAGAGCACGATCGCGGTGAACACCGTCGACTGGGAGGTGCTCGCGGTCAGCCAGGAGATGAAGTCGTTCCACCACTGCATGGCCGCAGGCTAGCGTGGCGCGCGCGCGGCGCCGTCGTGCGCCGACGGCGTGGCCCGAATCGACGCCGCGTTCAACGGAACAGTTCGATCGCCGACTCGGGCGACCAGAACTCGCCGAGCGGCACCGGTGGGCGGCCGCCGGGTACGAACCGCCGGACCGCGAACCGTGCGGTGATGCCGTCGCCGCGGCGCTCGACGTGGCCGAGCACCGTGCCGCCGGGACGCACCACGCGCCAGAGGTCGGGGCCCGCGGGCAGGATGGCGAGGCCGGGGACGGTGATGGGGAAGGGGTCGCGCACGCGGGCGGCGATGGTCGACATGTTGCTCCTCTCGATGTCGCAGCCGGCCCTGCGCGGGTGATGCGGTGAGCGTATTCCGACCCGCCGACATCGGCCTTCCCGCTCGTTCGCGGCCGTCCGACGCCAAACCGGCGACTTCTCCTCGACAGGCGCGGTTCTGTTCGCCTCGTCCACAGATCGGCTCGACGACGGCGGGATGCTCCGTGCCCGACGCGACGCTGGTGGCACGTGGTTCCGGGGCGGCATCCGGCACGAGGTCGCTCCGGAACCACGAGCCGTCGACTCGCGACGGCGCACGACTCGAGGAGAGCACATGACCGACAGCATCACGGTGACCGGCATCGTCGGCACCGATCCGACCCAGAAGGTGATCGGCGACGGCGTCGTCATCACCTCGTTCCGCCTCGCGTCCAACCGGCGCTACTTCGACAAGGCCAAGGGCACGTGGGAGAGCACGGAGACGAACTGGTTCACGGTGTCGGCGTTCCGGCAGCTCGGCCACAACGCCGGCTTCTCGGTGCGCAAGGGCCAGCACGTCGTCGTGCAGGGGCGTCTGCGGGTGCGCGCGTGGGAGGCGGGTGGCAAATCCGGTACCTCCGTCGACATCGAAGCCGATGCGATCGGGCACGACATGGCGTGGTGCATCTCGTCGTACGTCCGTACGCAGTCCGAATCCCGGTCGGCCGAGTCCGGCGCGGGCGACGCCGCCGACGACGTGGCCGCGCCCGTCGACGACGCCGGTTGGTCGAGTGTGTCGTCGGCCGGCGAATTCGGCGGAATCGGCGACGGAATCGGCGACACCGGGAGCCTCGGCCTCGAACCGATCGCAACGGATGACGAACTCGAGCGCGCCTACGCCGAATCGGCGAGCGACTGATCGGGGCTGGCCGCTCGAGCCGGTCGAACGCATAGACTCGGCTCGGGCGGTCGACACCGCGGTGAGGGGAAGCATGGCACGGCGGATCGGCACGACGGCGGCGCTCGCGCTGGTCACGACCGCGACGGTGCTCGCGCTCGCCGGCTGCACGTTCGGCGGGTCGACGCCGCCGACCGCTTCGCAGTCGCCGAGCGCATCGGTTCCGGCATCGACCGCGCCGGCTGCGCCGCCGACGCTCCGACCCGAGCTCTCGGCCGCCGAGAACCTCGAGTACTTCAACTCGGTCAACGCGGCCGTCGTCGTCGCCAACGCCGAAGCGCACGGTCGCGATTTCATCGACGCGCTCGTCGCCGCCGGCTTCGACAAGCAGGCGATGCAGGTGACCTCCGACGAGACGACCCAGGGCGATCCTGCCGACTCGATCCAGTTCGCCGTGCTCTTCCAGGACGAGTGCCTCGTCGGCCAGTACGGCCCCAAGTCGGGCGGCTATCACGGCGCGGTGCGCCCCGCGCTCGGCACGGGCGGCTGCCTCATCGGGCAGATGCGCCCCATAGACTGGTAGCCGACATGCGGCGGCCCGTGCTCGGTGGCCGCCGAACGGTGTGAGGAAAAGACTTGGCTGAATACATTTACTCGATGGTGCGCGCCCGCAAGGCGGTCGGCGACAAGGTCATCCTCGACGACGTGACGATGGCGTTCCTCCCCGGAGCGAAGATCGGCGTCGTCGGTCCGAACGGCGCCGGAAAGTCGACGATCCTCAAGATCATGGCCGGCCTCGATCAGCCGTCGAACGGCGAGGCGAAGCTCACCCCCGGCTTCTCCGTGGGCATCCTCATGCAGGAGCCCGAGCTCGACGAGGACAAGACCGTGCTCGAGAACGTCCAGCAGGGCGTCGGCCCGATCAAGGCGAAGCTCGACCGCTTCAACGAGATCTCGCTGCTCATGGCCGAGCCCGATGCCGACTTCGATGCCCTCCTCGCCGAGATGGGAACGCTGCAGGAGGAGATCGACGCGGCCGACGCGTGGGATCTCGACTCGCAGCTCGAGCAGGCGATGGACGCGCTGCGGTGCCCACCGGGCGACGAGATCGTCTCGGTGCTCTCGGGCGGTGAGAAGCGCCGCGTCGCACTCTGCAAGCTCCTCCTGCAGAAGCCCGACCTGCTGCTCCTCGACGAGCCCACGAACCACCTCGACGCCGAGAGCGTGCTCTGGCTCGAGCAGCACCTCGCGAAGTACCCCGGCGCGGTGCTCGCCGTCACCCACGACCGGTATTTCCTCGACCACGTCGCCGAGTGGATCTGCGAGGTCGACCGCGGTCGCCTCTACCCCTACGAGGGCAACTATTCGACCTACCTCGAGAAGAAGCAGGAGCGACTCACCGTCCAGGGCAAGAAGGACGCGAAGCTCGCGAAGCGACTGAAGGAAGAGCTCGAGTGGGTCCGCTCGAACGCGAAGGGCCGGCAGGCCAAGTCGAAGGCCCGTCTCGCCCGGTACGAGGAGATGGCGACAGAGGCCGAGCGCACGCGCAAGCTCGACTTCGAGGAGATCCAGATTCCGGCTGGTCCCCGCCTCGGCGACATCGTGCTCGAGGTCAAGAACCTGAAGAAGGGCTTCGGCGACCGGGTCCTCATCGACGGGCTCAGCTTCTCGCTGCCGCGCAACGGCATCGTCGGCATCATCGGTCCGAACGGC
Coding sequences within it:
- the ettA gene encoding energy-dependent translational throttle protein EttA, with amino-acid sequence MAEYIYSMVRARKAVGDKVILDDVTMAFLPGAKIGVVGPNGAGKSTILKIMAGLDQPSNGEAKLTPGFSVGILMQEPELDEDKTVLENVQQGVGPIKAKLDRFNEISLLMAEPDADFDALLAEMGTLQEEIDAADAWDLDSQLEQAMDALRCPPGDEIVSVLSGGEKRRVALCKLLLQKPDLLLLDEPTNHLDAESVLWLEQHLAKYPGAVLAVTHDRYFLDHVAEWICEVDRGRLYPYEGNYSTYLEKKQERLTVQGKKDAKLAKRLKEELEWVRSNAKGRQAKSKARLARYEEMATEAERTRKLDFEEIQIPAGPRLGDIVLEVKNLKKGFGDRVLIDGLSFSLPRNGIVGIIGPNGVGKTTLFKTIVGIEPADGGDVKIGETVQISYVDQTRGGIDPNKSLWEVVSDGLDYIQVGKTEVPSRAYVSTFGFKGPDQQKRAGVLSGGERNRLNLALTLKQGGNLLLLDEPTNDLDVETLSSLENALLEFPGCAVVITHDRWFLDRIATHILAYEGTDENPSNWHWFEGNFEAYEANKVERLGADAAKPHRSTYRKLTRD